Proteins from a genomic interval of Pseudomonas silesiensis:
- a CDS encoding NAD(P)/FAD-dependent oxidoreductase — MKQHILVIGAGFGGMWTALSATRLFDIHAHNDVEVTVLAPQAELRVRPRFYEPNAHQLAAPIGELFDAVGVKFIKGAAESIDVEQKRVGYIDASGSRQVCSYDKLVLATGSRLAQSSTPGVTEHAFDVDQIEQAMRLENHLKSLANLPHSKARNTVVVAGGGFTGIETATEMPARLRAILGDEADIEVIIVDRGEKIGGSMGPEIARSIEEASLETGVKWHLRASVVAIDASGVNLSDGQRIDASTVIWTTGVRASSLTEQIPGERDHLGRLHVDSHLKVIGQDDIFATGDVAYAATDDIGNYALMTCQHAIVLGRHAGNNVAAQMLGVDPTPYRQPKYVTCLDLGAWGAVYTEGWDRQVKLVRQEGKALKTQINTQWIYPPAANRETAWAAADPLIPIA, encoded by the coding sequence ATGAAACAGCACATTCTGGTAATCGGCGCAGGTTTCGGTGGCATGTGGACGGCGTTGAGCGCGACCCGCCTGTTCGATATCCATGCTCACAACGACGTTGAAGTCACCGTGTTGGCCCCGCAAGCCGAGCTGCGTGTTCGTCCGCGCTTCTATGAACCGAATGCGCACCAACTGGCGGCACCGATCGGCGAGCTGTTCGATGCGGTCGGCGTCAAGTTCATCAAGGGCGCTGCAGAATCCATCGATGTGGAGCAAAAGCGCGTGGGCTACATCGATGCCTCGGGCTCCCGACAGGTGTGCAGCTACGACAAACTCGTTCTGGCCACCGGCAGCCGCCTGGCGCAGTCCAGCACCCCGGGTGTGACCGAACATGCGTTCGACGTCGACCAGATCGAACAGGCCATGCGCCTGGAAAACCACCTCAAATCCCTGGCCAACCTGCCGCACAGCAAAGCCCGCAACACAGTGGTGGTCGCCGGCGGCGGCTTCACCGGGATTGAAACGGCGACTGAAATGCCGGCGCGCCTGCGGGCGATCCTGGGTGACGAGGCTGATATCGAAGTGATCATCGTCGATCGCGGCGAGAAAATCGGCGGATCCATGGGGCCCGAGATCGCCAGGTCGATCGAAGAAGCCAGCCTCGAGACGGGGGTGAAATGGCACTTGCGAGCCTCGGTGGTCGCCATCGACGCCAGCGGCGTCAACCTGAGCGACGGCCAGCGTATCGACGCCAGCACCGTGATCTGGACCACCGGCGTGCGGGCCAGCTCGCTGACCGAGCAGATCCCCGGCGAACGCGATCACCTGGGCCGGCTGCACGTGGACAGCCACCTGAAAGTCATCGGCCAGGACGACATCTTCGCCACCGGCGATGTCGCCTACGCCGCCACTGACGACATCGGCAACTACGCCTTGATGACGTGCCAGCACGCCATCGTGTTGGGCCGCCATGCCGGCAACAACGTCGCCGCGCAGATGCTGGGCGTGGACCCGACGCCGTACCGCCAGCCCAAATACGTGACCTGTCTGGACCTGGGGGCCTGGGGCGCGGTGTACACCGAAGGCTGGGATCGCCAGGTCAAGCTGGTCAGGCAGGAAGGCAAGGCGCTCAAGACGCAGATCAACACCCAGTGGATCTACCCACCGGCAGCCAATCGCGAAACGGCATGGGCCGCTGCTGATCCGCTGATCCCTATCGCATGA
- a CDS encoding NAD(P)/FAD-dependent oxidoreductase — translation MFQQSTRHVDSYYAHSCADRLVDRAALEGEQDTDVLVIGAGFSGLHTALRLALAGKRVTVLEASRVAWAASGRNGGQAILGWSCDMPPLEAALGHERARRLWDGMRWAARELRALPARHDFECDYRPGHLWTSVMPRRVNLLTEWQHEASHKWGHDGLQFIPRAQLPQWVASERYQAGLFDPEGGHLNPLKLALGLAAAIERAGGRIHEQSQALSYREEGNGYVVNTGRGRVRADVLVLACNAYLDRLDPKLSSCVLPVGTYQVATAPLTEQQATALLPGNVCVTDNQFVLDYFRRTPDNRLLFGGGCTYLGGMPRDIAAATRPCLERVFPQLKGVELEFAWGGHIDLTLKRTPDIGRRGDLYWLQGYSGHGVLPTLAGARAVSDAILGQPDELALYQGLINGSFPGGKYMAAPLEAMGKAWYRLRDSV, via the coding sequence ATGTTTCAACAATCCACCCGGCATGTCGACAGTTACTACGCCCACAGCTGCGCGGATCGTTTAGTCGATCGAGCGGCCCTGGAAGGGGAGCAGGACACCGACGTGTTGGTCATCGGCGCCGGCTTCAGCGGCCTGCATACCGCGCTGCGACTGGCCCTGGCCGGCAAGCGCGTGACCGTGCTGGAAGCCAGCCGGGTGGCGTGGGCGGCGTCGGGACGCAATGGCGGCCAGGCCATTCTCGGTTGGTCGTGCGACATGCCTCCATTGGAGGCAGCGCTGGGTCATGAACGAGCGCGGCGCCTGTGGGACGGCATGCGCTGGGCGGCGCGGGAGTTGCGCGCATTACCGGCACGGCACGATTTCGAGTGTGATTATCGGCCCGGTCATCTCTGGACCTCGGTGATGCCGCGACGGGTCAATCTGCTCACCGAGTGGCAGCATGAGGCCAGCCACAAATGGGGCCACGACGGGTTGCAGTTCATACCCCGTGCGCAATTACCGCAATGGGTCGCCAGTGAGCGCTATCAGGCGGGCCTGTTCGACCCGGAAGGCGGGCACCTGAACCCGCTGAAACTGGCACTCGGCCTGGCCGCCGCCATCGAGCGTGCCGGTGGGCGCATCCATGAGCAGAGTCAGGCACTGAGTTACCGCGAAGAGGGCAATGGGTACGTGGTCAACACCGGGCGCGGTCGCGTTCGTGCCGATGTGTTGGTGCTGGCGTGCAACGCTTATCTCGATCGGCTTGATCCGAAGCTGTCCAGTTGCGTGTTGCCGGTCGGCACCTATCAGGTGGCCACGGCGCCACTCACGGAACAACAGGCGACCGCGCTGTTACCGGGCAATGTGTGCGTCACCGACAATCAGTTCGTACTCGATTATTTCCGCCGCACCCCGGACAACCGCCTGCTGTTCGGCGGTGGCTGCACCTACCTGGGTGGAATGCCCCGGGACATCGCCGCCGCGACCCGGCCCTGCCTGGAGCGGGTGTTTCCCCAGCTCAAGGGCGTCGAACTGGAATTCGCCTGGGGCGGCCACATCGACCTCACCCTCAAGCGCACACCGGACATCGGTCGACGGGGTGACCTTTACTGGCTGCAGGGGTATTCCGGGCACGGTGTACTGCCGACCTTGGCCGGTGCCCGTGCAGTGTCGGACGCGATACTGGGGCAGCCGGATGAACTGGCGCTGTACCAGGGCTTGATCAACGGCAGTTTTCCCGGCGGCAAATACATGGCAGCGCCACTGGAAGCCATGGGCAAGGCCTGGTACCGACTGCGCGACAGCGTTTGA
- a CDS encoding helix-turn-helix domain-containing protein codes for MDMQEEISALAILIQDLRKHKKYTLKELADKIGRSVGFLSQVERGLSRPTVADLTAISETLGVPTTYFYSLPKPMALPWVTRPDERRTLYYADGITDILVSPKMRASFSMLESQLEPGASSGDRHMNDSSEQGGYVLEGELTLWLADDEPVTLHAGDSFQLASHAHCRYGNLSDRLTRVLWVYT; via the coding sequence ATGGACATGCAAGAAGAAATCTCGGCGCTGGCGATCCTGATCCAGGACCTGCGCAAACACAAAAAATATACGCTCAAGGAGTTGGCGGACAAGATCGGTCGTTCCGTGGGCTTTCTCTCGCAAGTCGAGCGCGGCCTGTCACGGCCGACGGTGGCTGACTTGACCGCCATCAGCGAAACCCTCGGCGTGCCGACCACTTATTTCTACAGTCTGCCCAAACCCATGGCCCTGCCGTGGGTGACCCGTCCGGACGAGCGCCGCACCCTGTACTACGCCGACGGCATTACCGACATCCTGGTTTCACCAAAAATGCGCGCCTCGTTCTCGATGCTGGAAAGCCAGCTCGAGCCCGGCGCCAGCAGCGGCGACCGGCACATGAATGACAGCTCGGAGCAGGGCGGCTATGTCCTGGAGGGCGAGCTGACGTTGTGGCTGGCTGACGACGAGCCGGTCACCCTGCATGCCGGCGACAGTTTTCAGCTGGCCAGTCATGCCCACTGCCGCTACGGCAACCTCTCGGACCGACTCACCCGCGTGCTGTGGGTCTACACCTGA